Proteins from a genomic interval of Daphnia pulex isolate KAP4 chromosome 4, ASM2113471v1:
- the LOC124192013 gene encoding structural maintenance of chromosomes protein 4-like isoform X2: MYFGDIYIPPPPAPSLTMDASGPRLVITHIENFYFKSYAGKQVLGPFHKSFTSIIGPNGSGKSNVIDSMLFVFGYRANKIRSKSVAVLIHNSENHPNVQSCSVAVHFQMIEDINDDEFNVVPGSQFVVSRSAFKDNSSFYQINGKRVQFKHVAKLLRNQGIDLDQNRFLILQGEVEQIAMMKPKAPNEHDGGMLEFLEDIIGTSRYKQPTEELSQRVETLNTLRTEKLNRVKLVEKEKDELEGPKNEAVAYIKLENDLAQLKYNLQQLYTHQFLKVIADSEQKKEKVNEEMGDLKTRLEELTLFKSEKKKDFKQYSKEYEEANRKLEKSVEKVASLIKDDEKMVEDYRLINTSRKKTKETIVSEKAKFEELSKIPEKNTKEIAELEKVLVDLEKKKEKEEKHFNEIMSNLQTETQGLQDEKQQHELELVQLKKAVNETQAQMDVAQSELDIYLSTEKKEKNVLDSMKEQLEKASQNYTERHRNLQELESNNPKWAKSLSEKQTELQKVTNEDKTKSEELRNIRIRLEQSRSTFSANTSRGRILDGLMEQKRKGTLPGIYGRLGDLGAIDEKFDGAVSTACGPLDNIVVDTVDTAQKCIAYLKNGNLGRASFIALEKMHHLIDVARQPFDAPESVPRLYDLIRVKDERVKPAFYSGLRNTLVAEHLEQATRIGYGSRTRHRIVTLKGELIEPSGTMSGGGNGCQRGRMGRNVTTDTSGNETSAKDIVLMEEKMQQLTEQCSQLRQKKQTLEDELIELKKLTRDGTTNLQKWKMEIRASEEQQKTLKEQINIQEKKVADSMADKKQVRTMEMSIAEKRKGYDAATETASKIQSKVQKVHSQTMELTEGKMSKAREKLDAFTSQISKVSSEKTKLRVAIKTSERNAKKSEDKIATLEQEVKDAEDDLRKLQERRKEIEEEAVNHKSSQQTLEATEKEMKTQLVNLKSELDAALKEENKVRAEKIDYDQKIEKFDEAITSHRAEVEHWKREMSKIKLNAVDGNPAPEIKQIAEEELDGIRVDTFQNQITKTKAELGKMSPNLQAIADYRKKEEIYLARVAELDEVTQQHDEQRKHVDGLRKARLSEFMTGFAIITTKLKELYQMITLGGDAELELVDSLDPFSEGIVFSVRPPKKTWKNISNLSGGEKTLSSLALVFALHYYKPTPLYVMDEIDAALDFKNVSIVGNYIKERTRNTQFIIISLRSNMFELADRLVGIYKTHNITKSVAINPNTIEKRCETENTNPASNSNTNVTAVSNVTVVRSLDS, translated from the exons ATGTACTTTGGGGATATTTACATCCCCCCACCGCCAGCCCCATCTCTTACAATGGATGCCAGTGGCCCAAGATTAGTTATCACCCACATTGAAAACTTCTACTTCAAAAGTTATGCTGGGAAACAAGTGTTGGGTCCATTTCACAAGAGTTTCACTTCCATCATTGGTCCTAATGGCAGTGGGAAAAGCAATGTCATTGATTCCATGCTGTTTGTCTTTGGTTATCGTGCCAACAAAATTCGATCCAAAAGTGTAGCAGTCCTTATCCATAATTCTGAAAACCATCCAAATGTACAAAGTTGCTCAGTAGCTGTCCACTTTCAGATGATTGAAGATATTAATGACGATGAATTTAATGTGGTTCCTGGGTCACAATTTGTTGTCTCTAGATCAGCTTTcaag GATAATTCGTCATTTTATCAAATCAATGGAAAACGAGTCCAGTTTAAACATGTCGCCAAACTTTTGAGAAATCAAGGTATTGATCTTGATCAAAACAGATTTCTCATCTTACAAGGAGAAGTAGAGCAGATTGCCATGATGAAACCAAAAGCCCCCAATGAGCATGACGGTGGCATGCTTGAATTTTTAGAAGACATCATTGGAACTTCAAG GTACAAACAGCCAACCGAGGAACTCAGTCAAAGAGTAGAAACGCTAAACACCCTAAGAACTGAAAAGCTTAATCGCGTTAAGCTggtggagaaagaaaaggacgaACTTGAGGGCCCGAAGAACGAAGCAGTGGCTTATATCAAGTTGGAAAATGATCTCGCACAGTTAAAATATAATCTCCAGCAA CTCTACACTCATCAATTCTTGAAAGTGATCGCCGACAgtgaacaaaagaaagaaaaagtgaacgAAGAAATGGGCGATTTGAAGACCAGACTAGAGGAACTGACTTTGTTCAaatccgaaaagaaaaaggattttaAGCAATACTCCAAAGAGTACGAAGAAGCCAACCGGAAGCTAGAGAAATCCGTGGAAAAAGTGGCTAGTTTGATCAAAGATGACGAGAAGATGGTTGAAGACTACCGTCTCATCAACACGAGCcgcaaaaaaaccaaagaaaccATCGTGAGCGAGAAGGCCAAGTTTGAAGAGTTGAGCAAAAttcccgaaaaaaatacaaaagaaattgcagAATTAGAGAAAGTGCTGGTGgatttggagaagaagaaggaaaaagaagaaaaacacttcAACGAGATTATGTCAAATTTGCAAACGGAAACGCAGGGACTTCAAGACGAGAAGCAACAGCATGAACTGGAACTGGTTCAACTCAAG AAAGCTGTAAATGAAACGCAAGCTCAGATGGACGTTGCCCAGTCCGAGTTGGATATTTACCTCagcacagaaaagaaagaaaaaaacgtccTCGACTCTATGAAGGAGCAACTTGAAAAAGCATCGCAAAATTACACGGAACGTCATCGTAATCTTCAAGAACTTGAATCCAATAATCCCAAGTGGGCAAAGTCCCTTTCGGAAAAACAGACTGAATTGCaaaag GTCACTAACGAGGATAAAACGAAAAGCGAAGAACTCAGGAATATACGCATCCGACTGGAGCAAAGCCGATCGACTTTTTCTGCCAACACTAGCCGAGGACGCATCCTTGACGGTTTAATGGAGCAGAAACGAAAAGGAACGTTACCCGGCATATATGGACGCCTGGGTGATCTCGGCGCTATTGATGAGAAGTTCGACGGGGCCGTCTCGACAGCGTGTGGCCCTTTAGATAACATCGTCGTCGATACCGTTGATACCGCCCAAAAATGCATCGCGTACCTGAAAAACGGCAACTTGGGCAGAGCTTCTTTTATCGCACTGGAGAAAATG CATCACTTGATCGACGTCGCCCGGCAACCGTTTGACGCTCCCGAGAGCGTCCCACGACTTTACGACCTGATCCGCGTCAAAGACGAGCGAGTCAAACCTGCCTTTTATAGCGGTCTGAGAAACACGCTGGTTGCAGAACATCTGGAACAGGCCACTCGCATCGGCTATGGTTCTCGTACCCGACACCGCATTGTCACGTTGAAAG GTGAGTTGATTGAGCCATCTGGAACCATGAGTGGAGGAGGTAATGGATGTCAGCGCGGAAGAATGGGCCGGAATGTCACTACAGACACTTCGGGCAACGAGACCTCTGCCAAAGATATTGTcttgatggaagaaaagatgCAGCAACTTACCGAACAGTGCAGCCAACTGCGTCAGAAGAAACAGACCCTTGAAGATGAGTTGattgaacttaaaaaattaacccGGGATGGAACGACCAACCTTCAGAagtggaaaatggaaattagG GCTTCCGAGGAACAACAAAAGACTCTAAAGGAGCAGATTAACATCCAAGAGAAGAAAGTGGCTGATTCGATGGCGGATAAGAAGCAGGTTAGGACAATGGAGATGTCCATCGCCGAAAAACGTAAAGGATACGATGCCGCTACGGAAACAGCATCCAAAATACAGTCCAAAGTTCAAAAAGTCCACAGTCAAACCATGGAATTGACAGAGGGTAAAATGAGTAAAGCAAGGGAAAAATTAGATGCTTTCACTTCCCAGATATCCAAA GTAAGCtcggaaaaaacaaaacttcgTGTGGCAATCAAAACTTCGGAGCGCAATGCCAAAAAGTCGGAAGACAAAATCGCCACTCTGGAACAGGAGGTGAAAGATGCTGAGGACGATTTACGGAAGTTGCAAGAACGCCGTAAGGAGATCGAAGAGGAGGCCGTGAATCACAAATCTTCTCAACAAACACTAGAGGCAACcgaaaaagagatgaagacCCAACTGGTTAACCTCAAATCCGAACTTGATGCAGCTCTCAA ggAGGAGAACAAAGTTCGAGCTGAAAAGATCGACTACGatcagaaaattgaaaagtttGACGAAGCGATCACATCTCATCGAGCCGAAGTTGAGCACTGGAAGAGAGAAATGAGCAAAATCAAACTAAACGCAGTAGATGGGAATCCGGCGCCAGAAATCAAGCAAATCGCAGAGGAAGAGTTAGATGGAATCCGAGTGGATACGTTTCAGAATCAGATAACCAAAACGAAGGCAGAGTTAGGCAAAATGTCTCCGAATTTGCAG GCTATTGCGGAttacagaaagaaagaagaaatctacTTAGCACGAGTTGCCGAACTGGACGAGGTCACTCAACAGCACGACGAACAGCGAAAACATGTCGACGGTCTGCGCAAAGCCAGACTGAGCGAGTTTATGACTGGATTcgccatcatcaccaccaaaTTGAAAGAGCTCTATCAAATGATTACGCTGGGAGGTGATGCTGAGCTGGAATTAGTCGATTCGCTTGATCCATTCAGCGAGGGCATCGTTTTTAGCGTGAGACCACCGAAAAAGACGTGGAAGAATATTTCCAATCTATCTGGAGGCGAGAAAACTCTCTCTTCGCTGGCCCTCGTCTTTGCTCTTCACTATTACAAGCCGACACCACTGTACGTCA
- the LOC124192013 gene encoding structural maintenance of chromosomes protein 4-like isoform X1, whose translation MPPEKNRLEGNENHVVDKHQKKTHEPVSDSDSDLKDPDADVVDEDGEDEDGEDRNEGGMYFGDIYIPPPPAPSLTMDASGPRLVITHIENFYFKSYAGKQVLGPFHKSFTSIIGPNGSGKSNVIDSMLFVFGYRANKIRSKSVAVLIHNSENHPNVQSCSVAVHFQMIEDINDDEFNVVPGSQFVVSRSAFKDNSSFYQINGKRVQFKHVAKLLRNQGIDLDQNRFLILQGEVEQIAMMKPKAPNEHDGGMLEFLEDIIGTSRYKQPTEELSQRVETLNTLRTEKLNRVKLVEKEKDELEGPKNEAVAYIKLENDLAQLKYNLQQLYTHQFLKVIADSEQKKEKVNEEMGDLKTRLEELTLFKSEKKKDFKQYSKEYEEANRKLEKSVEKVASLIKDDEKMVEDYRLINTSRKKTKETIVSEKAKFEELSKIPEKNTKEIAELEKVLVDLEKKKEKEEKHFNEIMSNLQTETQGLQDEKQQHELELVQLKKAVNETQAQMDVAQSELDIYLSTEKKEKNVLDSMKEQLEKASQNYTERHRNLQELESNNPKWAKSLSEKQTELQKVTNEDKTKSEELRNIRIRLEQSRSTFSANTSRGRILDGLMEQKRKGTLPGIYGRLGDLGAIDEKFDGAVSTACGPLDNIVVDTVDTAQKCIAYLKNGNLGRASFIALEKMHHLIDVARQPFDAPESVPRLYDLIRVKDERVKPAFYSGLRNTLVAEHLEQATRIGYGSRTRHRIVTLKGELIEPSGTMSGGGNGCQRGRMGRNVTTDTSGNETSAKDIVLMEEKMQQLTEQCSQLRQKKQTLEDELIELKKLTRDGTTNLQKWKMEIRASEEQQKTLKEQINIQEKKVADSMADKKQVRTMEMSIAEKRKGYDAATETASKIQSKVQKVHSQTMELTEGKMSKAREKLDAFTSQISKVSSEKTKLRVAIKTSERNAKKSEDKIATLEQEVKDAEDDLRKLQERRKEIEEEAVNHKSSQQTLEATEKEMKTQLVNLKSELDAALKEENKVRAEKIDYDQKIEKFDEAITSHRAEVEHWKREMSKIKLNAVDGNPAPEIKQIAEEELDGIRVDTFQNQITKTKAELGKMSPNLQAIADYRKKEEIYLARVAELDEVTQQHDEQRKHVDGLRKARLSEFMTGFAIITTKLKELYQMITLGGDAELELVDSLDPFSEGIVFSVRPPKKTWKNISNLSGGEKTLSSLALVFALHYYKPTPLYVMDEIDAALDFKNVSIVGNYIKERTRNTQFIIISLRSNMFELADRLVGIYKTHNITKSVAINPNTIEKRCETENTNPASNSNTNVTAVSNVTVVRSLDS comes from the exons ATGCCACCTGAAAAAAATAGGTTGGAAGGTAATGAGAATCATGTTGTGGATAAGCATCAGAAGAAAACACACGAACCTGTTTCTGATTCTGATTCTGACCTAAAGGATCCAGAtgctgatgttgttgatgaagatggtgaagatgaagatggTGAAGATCGAAATGAGGGTGGAATGTACTTTGGGGATATTTACATCCCCCCACCGCCAGCCCCATCTCTTACAATGGATGCCAGTGGCCCAAGATTAGTTATCACCCACATTGAAAACTTCTACTTCAAAAGTTATGCTGGGAAACAAGTGTTGGGTCCATTTCACAAGAGTTTCACTTCCATCATTGGTCCTAATGGCAGTGGGAAAAGCAATGTCATTGATTCCATGCTGTTTGTCTTTGGTTATCGTGCCAACAAAATTCGATCCAAAAGTGTAGCAGTCCTTATCCATAATTCTGAAAACCATCCAAATGTACAAAGTTGCTCAGTAGCTGTCCACTTTCAGATGATTGAAGATATTAATGACGATGAATTTAATGTGGTTCCTGGGTCACAATTTGTTGTCTCTAGATCAGCTTTcaag GATAATTCGTCATTTTATCAAATCAATGGAAAACGAGTCCAGTTTAAACATGTCGCCAAACTTTTGAGAAATCAAGGTATTGATCTTGATCAAAACAGATTTCTCATCTTACAAGGAGAAGTAGAGCAGATTGCCATGATGAAACCAAAAGCCCCCAATGAGCATGACGGTGGCATGCTTGAATTTTTAGAAGACATCATTGGAACTTCAAG GTACAAACAGCCAACCGAGGAACTCAGTCAAAGAGTAGAAACGCTAAACACCCTAAGAACTGAAAAGCTTAATCGCGTTAAGCTggtggagaaagaaaaggacgaACTTGAGGGCCCGAAGAACGAAGCAGTGGCTTATATCAAGTTGGAAAATGATCTCGCACAGTTAAAATATAATCTCCAGCAA CTCTACACTCATCAATTCTTGAAAGTGATCGCCGACAgtgaacaaaagaaagaaaaagtgaacgAAGAAATGGGCGATTTGAAGACCAGACTAGAGGAACTGACTTTGTTCAaatccgaaaagaaaaaggattttaAGCAATACTCCAAAGAGTACGAAGAAGCCAACCGGAAGCTAGAGAAATCCGTGGAAAAAGTGGCTAGTTTGATCAAAGATGACGAGAAGATGGTTGAAGACTACCGTCTCATCAACACGAGCcgcaaaaaaaccaaagaaaccATCGTGAGCGAGAAGGCCAAGTTTGAAGAGTTGAGCAAAAttcccgaaaaaaatacaaaagaaattgcagAATTAGAGAAAGTGCTGGTGgatttggagaagaagaaggaaaaagaagaaaaacacttcAACGAGATTATGTCAAATTTGCAAACGGAAACGCAGGGACTTCAAGACGAGAAGCAACAGCATGAACTGGAACTGGTTCAACTCAAG AAAGCTGTAAATGAAACGCAAGCTCAGATGGACGTTGCCCAGTCCGAGTTGGATATTTACCTCagcacagaaaagaaagaaaaaaacgtccTCGACTCTATGAAGGAGCAACTTGAAAAAGCATCGCAAAATTACACGGAACGTCATCGTAATCTTCAAGAACTTGAATCCAATAATCCCAAGTGGGCAAAGTCCCTTTCGGAAAAACAGACTGAATTGCaaaag GTCACTAACGAGGATAAAACGAAAAGCGAAGAACTCAGGAATATACGCATCCGACTGGAGCAAAGCCGATCGACTTTTTCTGCCAACACTAGCCGAGGACGCATCCTTGACGGTTTAATGGAGCAGAAACGAAAAGGAACGTTACCCGGCATATATGGACGCCTGGGTGATCTCGGCGCTATTGATGAGAAGTTCGACGGGGCCGTCTCGACAGCGTGTGGCCCTTTAGATAACATCGTCGTCGATACCGTTGATACCGCCCAAAAATGCATCGCGTACCTGAAAAACGGCAACTTGGGCAGAGCTTCTTTTATCGCACTGGAGAAAATG CATCACTTGATCGACGTCGCCCGGCAACCGTTTGACGCTCCCGAGAGCGTCCCACGACTTTACGACCTGATCCGCGTCAAAGACGAGCGAGTCAAACCTGCCTTTTATAGCGGTCTGAGAAACACGCTGGTTGCAGAACATCTGGAACAGGCCACTCGCATCGGCTATGGTTCTCGTACCCGACACCGCATTGTCACGTTGAAAG GTGAGTTGATTGAGCCATCTGGAACCATGAGTGGAGGAGGTAATGGATGTCAGCGCGGAAGAATGGGCCGGAATGTCACTACAGACACTTCGGGCAACGAGACCTCTGCCAAAGATATTGTcttgatggaagaaaagatgCAGCAACTTACCGAACAGTGCAGCCAACTGCGTCAGAAGAAACAGACCCTTGAAGATGAGTTGattgaacttaaaaaattaacccGGGATGGAACGACCAACCTTCAGAagtggaaaatggaaattagG GCTTCCGAGGAACAACAAAAGACTCTAAAGGAGCAGATTAACATCCAAGAGAAGAAAGTGGCTGATTCGATGGCGGATAAGAAGCAGGTTAGGACAATGGAGATGTCCATCGCCGAAAAACGTAAAGGATACGATGCCGCTACGGAAACAGCATCCAAAATACAGTCCAAAGTTCAAAAAGTCCACAGTCAAACCATGGAATTGACAGAGGGTAAAATGAGTAAAGCAAGGGAAAAATTAGATGCTTTCACTTCCCAGATATCCAAA GTAAGCtcggaaaaaacaaaacttcgTGTGGCAATCAAAACTTCGGAGCGCAATGCCAAAAAGTCGGAAGACAAAATCGCCACTCTGGAACAGGAGGTGAAAGATGCTGAGGACGATTTACGGAAGTTGCAAGAACGCCGTAAGGAGATCGAAGAGGAGGCCGTGAATCACAAATCTTCTCAACAAACACTAGAGGCAACcgaaaaagagatgaagacCCAACTGGTTAACCTCAAATCCGAACTTGATGCAGCTCTCAA ggAGGAGAACAAAGTTCGAGCTGAAAAGATCGACTACGatcagaaaattgaaaagtttGACGAAGCGATCACATCTCATCGAGCCGAAGTTGAGCACTGGAAGAGAGAAATGAGCAAAATCAAACTAAACGCAGTAGATGGGAATCCGGCGCCAGAAATCAAGCAAATCGCAGAGGAAGAGTTAGATGGAATCCGAGTGGATACGTTTCAGAATCAGATAACCAAAACGAAGGCAGAGTTAGGCAAAATGTCTCCGAATTTGCAG GCTATTGCGGAttacagaaagaaagaagaaatctacTTAGCACGAGTTGCCGAACTGGACGAGGTCACTCAACAGCACGACGAACAGCGAAAACATGTCGACGGTCTGCGCAAAGCCAGACTGAGCGAGTTTATGACTGGATTcgccatcatcaccaccaaaTTGAAAGAGCTCTATCAAATGATTACGCTGGGAGGTGATGCTGAGCTGGAATTAGTCGATTCGCTTGATCCATTCAGCGAGGGCATCGTTTTTAGCGTGAGACCACCGAAAAAGACGTGGAAGAATATTTCCAATCTATCTGGAGGCGAGAAAACTCTCTCTTCGCTGGCCCTCGTCTTTGCTCTTCACTATTACAAGCCGACACCACTGTACGTCA